In Mustela lutreola isolate mMusLut2 chromosome 1, mMusLut2.pri, whole genome shotgun sequence, one genomic interval encodes:
- the FBXO16 gene encoding F-box only protein 16 isoform X2 has product MMAFAPPKSTDAPKMQTKMSTWTPLNHQLLNDRIFEERRALLGKWFDKWTDSQRRRILTGLLERCSLSQQKFCCRKLQEKIPAEALDFTTKLPRVLSLYIFSFLDPRSLCRCAQGIWKKHYIQMVKELHVTKPKTPPKDGFAVADVQSVTSSPAEEKQSPASAFRSSSSLRKKTHPKEKELPPWRSSDKHPTDIIRFNYLDNCDPSEQIWQGRRKRHEMNPDFSQQSHDKKHKLQDRSKLRKAQSLISLSAEPSAALRVPAHLAWSLHRWAGLQATKADTKVLMQPLQRHPGLQALSGQAPELKSI; this is encoded by the exons ATGATGGCATTTGCACCTCCAAAAAGTACAGATGCCCCCAAAATGCAGACAAAGATGAGTACCTGGACACCTCTAAACCATCAGCTTTTGAATGACCGG atatttgaagaaagaagagCTCTGCTTGGAAAATGG tttgaCAAATGGACAGACTCTCAACGGAGAAGAATCTTGACAGGCCTGTTAGAACGTTGCTCCCTGTCACAGCAAAAGTTCTGCTGTCGAAAACTTCAAGAAAAAATTCCAGCAGAAGCTCTGGATTTTACTACCAAGCTTCCAAGAGTGTTATCTCTATacatcttttctttcctggacCCACGAAGCCTTTGTCGTTGTGCACAg GGTATATGGAAGAAGCACTACATTCAGATGGTAAAAGAACTTCATGTCACCAAGCCAAAG aCACCTCCAAAAGATGGGTTTGCCGTTGCCGACGTTCAATCAGTTACAAGCAGTCCTGCAGAGGAAAAGCAGTCCCCTGCGTCAGCTTTCAGGTCGTCTTCctctttgagaaagaaaacccaCCCAAAGGAGAAAGAGCTCCCACCCTGGAGATCATCTGACAAGCATCCAACTGATATCATTCGCTTCAATTACCTGGACAACTGTGACCCCAGTGAGCAAATCTGGCAAGG GAGGAGGAAAAGACATGAAATGAATCCAGATTTCAGCCAACAATCACATGATAAGAAACATAAATTGCAGGACAGATCTAAGCTAAGAAAAGCACAGTCACTG ATATCCCTAAGTGCAGAACCCAGCGCCGCTCTCCGAGTTCCTGCTCATCTCGCCTGGTCTCTTCACCGGTGGGCAGGGCTCCAGGCCACCAAAGCTGACACAAAGGTCCTCATGCAACCTCTTCAGAGGCACCCTGGACTTCAGGCATTATCCGGCCAGGCTCCAGAGCTGAAgtcaatttaa
- the FBXO16 gene encoding F-box only protein 16 isoform X1: MMAFAPPKSTDAPKMQTKMSTWTPLNHQLLNDRIFEERRALLGKWFDKWTDSQRRRILTGLLERCSLSQQKFCCRKLQEKIPAEALDFTTKLPRVLSLYIFSFLDPRSLCRCAQVSWHWKNLTELDQLWMLKCLRFNWYINFSPTPFEQGIWKKHYIQMVKELHVTKPKTPPKDGFAVADVQSVTSSPAEEKQSPASAFRSSSSLRKKTHPKEKELPPWRSSDKHPTDIIRFNYLDNCDPSEQIWQGRRKRHEMNPDFSQQSHDKKHKLQDRSKLRKAQSLISLSAEPSAALRVPAHLAWSLHRWAGLQATKADTKVLMQPLQRHPGLQALSGQAPELKSI, translated from the exons ATGATGGCATTTGCACCTCCAAAAAGTACAGATGCCCCCAAAATGCAGACAAAGATGAGTACCTGGACACCTCTAAACCATCAGCTTTTGAATGACCGG atatttgaagaaagaagagCTCTGCTTGGAAAATGG tttgaCAAATGGACAGACTCTCAACGGAGAAGAATCTTGACAGGCCTGTTAGAACGTTGCTCCCTGTCACAGCAAAAGTTCTGCTGTCGAAAACTTCAAGAAAAAATTCCAGCAGAAGCTCTGGATTTTACTACCAAGCTTCCAAGAGTGTTATCTCTATacatcttttctttcctggacCCACGAAGCCTTTGTCGTTGTGCACAg GTGAGCTGGCACTGGAAGAACTTAACTGAGCTGGATCAGCTCTGGATGCTCAAATGTTTACGATTTAACTGGTACATCAATTTCTCTCCAACTCCCTTTGAGCAGGGTATATGGAAGAAGCACTACATTCAGATGGTAAAAGAACTTCATGTCACCAAGCCAAAG aCACCTCCAAAAGATGGGTTTGCCGTTGCCGACGTTCAATCAGTTACAAGCAGTCCTGCAGAGGAAAAGCAGTCCCCTGCGTCAGCTTTCAGGTCGTCTTCctctttgagaaagaaaacccaCCCAAAGGAGAAAGAGCTCCCACCCTGGAGATCATCTGACAAGCATCCAACTGATATCATTCGCTTCAATTACCTGGACAACTGTGACCCCAGTGAGCAAATCTGGCAAGG GAGGAGGAAAAGACATGAAATGAATCCAGATTTCAGCCAACAATCACATGATAAGAAACATAAATTGCAGGACAGATCTAAGCTAAGAAAAGCACAGTCACTG ATATCCCTAAGTGCAGAACCCAGCGCCGCTCTCCGAGTTCCTGCTCATCTCGCCTGGTCTCTTCACCGGTGGGCAGGGCTCCAGGCCACCAAAGCTGACACAAAGGTCCTCATGCAACCTCTTCAGAGGCACCCTGGACTTCAGGCATTATCCGGCCAGGCTCCAGAGCTGAAgtcaatttaa
- the FBXO16 gene encoding F-box only protein 16 isoform X3, with the protein MMAFAPPKSTDAPKMQTKMSTWTPLNHQLLNDRIFEERRALLGKWFDKWTDSQRRRILTGLLERCSLSQQKFCCRKLQEKIPAEALDFTTKLPRVLSLYIFSFLDPRSLCRCAQVSWHWKNLTELDQLWMLKCLRFNWYINFSPTPFEQGIWKKHYIQMVKELHVTKPKTPPKDGFAVADVQSVTSSPAEEKQSPASAFRSSSSLRKKTHPKEKELPPWRSSDKHPTDIIRFNYLDNCDPSEQIWQGRRKRHEMNPDFSQQSHDKKHKLQDRSKLRKAQSLMSRRNPFSLYP; encoded by the exons ATGATGGCATTTGCACCTCCAAAAAGTACAGATGCCCCCAAAATGCAGACAAAGATGAGTACCTGGACACCTCTAAACCATCAGCTTTTGAATGACCGG atatttgaagaaagaagagCTCTGCTTGGAAAATGG tttgaCAAATGGACAGACTCTCAACGGAGAAGAATCTTGACAGGCCTGTTAGAACGTTGCTCCCTGTCACAGCAAAAGTTCTGCTGTCGAAAACTTCAAGAAAAAATTCCAGCAGAAGCTCTGGATTTTACTACCAAGCTTCCAAGAGTGTTATCTCTATacatcttttctttcctggacCCACGAAGCCTTTGTCGTTGTGCACAg GTGAGCTGGCACTGGAAGAACTTAACTGAGCTGGATCAGCTCTGGATGCTCAAATGTTTACGATTTAACTGGTACATCAATTTCTCTCCAACTCCCTTTGAGCAGGGTATATGGAAGAAGCACTACATTCAGATGGTAAAAGAACTTCATGTCACCAAGCCAAAG aCACCTCCAAAAGATGGGTTTGCCGTTGCCGACGTTCAATCAGTTACAAGCAGTCCTGCAGAGGAAAAGCAGTCCCCTGCGTCAGCTTTCAGGTCGTCTTCctctttgagaaagaaaacccaCCCAAAGGAGAAAGAGCTCCCACCCTGGAGATCATCTGACAAGCATCCAACTGATATCATTCGCTTCAATTACCTGGACAACTGTGACCCCAGTGAGCAAATCTGGCAAGG GAGGAGGAAAAGACATGAAATGAATCCAGATTTCAGCCAACAATCACATGATAAGAAACATAAATTGCAGGACAGATCTAAGCTAAGAAAAGCACAGTCACTG ATGTCCCGGAGAAATCCTTTCTCACT ATATCCCTAA
- the FBXO16 gene encoding F-box only protein 16 isoform X5 — protein MMAFAPPKSTDAPKMQTKMSTWTPLNHQLLNDRIFEERRALLGKWFDKWTDSQRRRILTGLLERCSLSQQKFCCRKLQEKIPAEALDFTTKLPRVLSLYIFSFLDPRSLCRCAQVSWHWKNLTELDQLWMLKCLRFNWYINFSPTPFEQGIWKKHYIQMVKELHVTKPKTPPKDGFAVADVQSVTSSPAEEKQSPASAFRSSSSLRKKTHPKEKELPPWRSSDKHPTDIIRFNYLDNCDPSEQIWQGRRKRHEMNPDFSQQSHDKKHKLQDRSKLRKAQSLC, from the exons ATGATGGCATTTGCACCTCCAAAAAGTACAGATGCCCCCAAAATGCAGACAAAGATGAGTACCTGGACACCTCTAAACCATCAGCTTTTGAATGACCGG atatttgaagaaagaagagCTCTGCTTGGAAAATGG tttgaCAAATGGACAGACTCTCAACGGAGAAGAATCTTGACAGGCCTGTTAGAACGTTGCTCCCTGTCACAGCAAAAGTTCTGCTGTCGAAAACTTCAAGAAAAAATTCCAGCAGAAGCTCTGGATTTTACTACCAAGCTTCCAAGAGTGTTATCTCTATacatcttttctttcctggacCCACGAAGCCTTTGTCGTTGTGCACAg GTGAGCTGGCACTGGAAGAACTTAACTGAGCTGGATCAGCTCTGGATGCTCAAATGTTTACGATTTAACTGGTACATCAATTTCTCTCCAACTCCCTTTGAGCAGGGTATATGGAAGAAGCACTACATTCAGATGGTAAAAGAACTTCATGTCACCAAGCCAAAG aCACCTCCAAAAGATGGGTTTGCCGTTGCCGACGTTCAATCAGTTACAAGCAGTCCTGCAGAGGAAAAGCAGTCCCCTGCGTCAGCTTTCAGGTCGTCTTCctctttgagaaagaaaacccaCCCAAAGGAGAAAGAGCTCCCACCCTGGAGATCATCTGACAAGCATCCAACTGATATCATTCGCTTCAATTACCTGGACAACTGTGACCCCAGTGAGCAAATCTGGCAAGG GAGGAGGAAAAGACATGAAATGAATCCAGATTTCAGCCAACAATCACATGATAAGAAACATAAATTGCAGGACAGATCTAAGCTAAGAAAAGCACAGTCACTG
- the FBXO16 gene encoding F-box only protein 16 isoform X4: protein MMAFAPPKSTDAPKMQTKMSTWTPLNHQLLNDRIFEERRALLGKWFDKWTDSQRRRILTGLLERCSLSQQKFCCRKLQEKIPAEALDFTTKLPRVLSLYIFSFLDPRSLCRCAQVSWHWKNLTELDQLWMLKCLRFNWYINFSPTPFEQGIWKKHYIQMVKELHVTKPKTPPKDGFAVADVQSVTSSPAEEKQSPASAFRSSSSLRKKTHPKEKELPPWRSSDKHPTDIIRFNYLDNCDPSEQIWQGRRKRHEMNPDFSQQSHDKKHKLQDRSKLRKAQSLEGL from the exons ATGATGGCATTTGCACCTCCAAAAAGTACAGATGCCCCCAAAATGCAGACAAAGATGAGTACCTGGACACCTCTAAACCATCAGCTTTTGAATGACCGG atatttgaagaaagaagagCTCTGCTTGGAAAATGG tttgaCAAATGGACAGACTCTCAACGGAGAAGAATCTTGACAGGCCTGTTAGAACGTTGCTCCCTGTCACAGCAAAAGTTCTGCTGTCGAAAACTTCAAGAAAAAATTCCAGCAGAAGCTCTGGATTTTACTACCAAGCTTCCAAGAGTGTTATCTCTATacatcttttctttcctggacCCACGAAGCCTTTGTCGTTGTGCACAg GTGAGCTGGCACTGGAAGAACTTAACTGAGCTGGATCAGCTCTGGATGCTCAAATGTTTACGATTTAACTGGTACATCAATTTCTCTCCAACTCCCTTTGAGCAGGGTATATGGAAGAAGCACTACATTCAGATGGTAAAAGAACTTCATGTCACCAAGCCAAAG aCACCTCCAAAAGATGGGTTTGCCGTTGCCGACGTTCAATCAGTTACAAGCAGTCCTGCAGAGGAAAAGCAGTCCCCTGCGTCAGCTTTCAGGTCGTCTTCctctttgagaaagaaaacccaCCCAAAGGAGAAAGAGCTCCCACCCTGGAGATCATCTGACAAGCATCCAACTGATATCATTCGCTTCAATTACCTGGACAACTGTGACCCCAGTGAGCAAATCTGGCAAGG GAGGAGGAAAAGACATGAAATGAATCCAGATTTCAGCCAACAATCACATGATAAGAAACATAAATTGCAGGACAGATCTAAGCTAAGAAAAGCACAGTCACTG